One region of Limnospira fusiformis SAG 85.79 genomic DNA includes:
- a CDS encoding lysylphosphatidylglycerol synthase transmembrane domain-containing protein has product MKRFISIAVSIIILSIIYSKIDLQGLADILINSHPFWMPVSLAMVIPITLFTAWRLQQLMPKSTYLGFWEANRLILAASVLNMVLPSKMGDIAKAYFMRERGHLSGSLSLSLVVFEKSCDLLSLLLWCVFGLFLYHRKDLIFLTMTLGVTTGLIIGILILSSRNFADFLFFILEKITPKTIGKKIAKLQESWTAMHEHFWSDKRQLLKISATSIFIWFLHLLQIWFFILALNAWVPFITNLALSPLAILAGLMPLTFAGVGTRDAALVIFYEPYFNATVAAGLGLLCTARYFLPAVGGLPFLSQYLTTVRNLKQSDI; this is encoded by the coding sequence ATGAAGCGATTTATTTCCATTGCTGTTAGCATTATAATCCTGTCAATTATTTATTCTAAAATTGACCTCCAAGGATTAGCAGATATCTTGATAAATTCCCATCCTTTTTGGATGCCTGTCAGTTTGGCTATGGTAATTCCTATTACTTTATTTACCGCTTGGCGACTACAACAACTTATGCCCAAAAGCACCTATCTCGGATTTTGGGAAGCTAATCGCCTGATTCTAGCTGCTAGTGTTTTAAATATGGTTTTACCCTCAAAAATGGGAGATATTGCTAAAGCGTATTTTATGCGAGAACGGGGACATTTAAGCGGTTCTCTTTCCCTTTCATTGGTGGTATTTGAGAAATCATGTGATTTACTATCTTTATTGTTATGGTGTGTATTCGGTCTATTTTTATACCATCGAAAAGATTTGATTTTTCTGACAATGACTTTGGGTGTAACCACGGGTTTAATTATCGGAATTTTGATTTTGAGTTCTCGGAATTTTGCAGATTTTTTGTTTTTCATTTTAGAGAAAATTACTCCGAAAACTATCGGAAAAAAAATCGCAAAGTTGCAGGAATCTTGGACAGCAATGCACGAACATTTTTGGAGTGATAAGCGCCAGCTTCTCAAAATTAGTGCTACTTCAATTTTTATTTGGTTTTTGCATTTACTACAAATTTGGTTTTTTATCCTTGCACTTAATGCCTGGGTTCCTTTTATTACGAATCTTGCTCTCTCTCCCTTAGCTATTTTAGCTGGATTAATGCCTTTAACTTTTGCGGGGGTGGGTACGAGGGATGCAGCCTTAGTGATTTTCTATGAACCTTATTTTAATGCTACAGTGGCAGCAGGGTTAGGGTTATTATGCACTGCTCGCTACTTTCTCCCGGCTGTAGGAGGCTTGCCATTTTTAAGCCAATATTTAACTACAGTCAGAAATCTGAAACAATCTGATATATAG
- a CDS encoding class I SAM-dependent methyltransferase produces MTAKTNTNTTQVSTPKTDARDSRTWEQIREHYEIEQELARQLMNSTREERMGGHLYTQVYNQLFQKVPHHPQLTRKSSPEIQTWIVNQRLQLLARFLNPEITYLEIGPGDCSLSIEVAQRVKRVYAVDVSTEITKLPNIPDNMEIFISDGCNIPVPKNTVNLAYSHQLMEHLHPDDALEQLENIYNTLAANGKYICITPNWYSGPHDVSRHFDQQATGFHLKEYKLSEMYDIFKKVGFSKIIWVKSNGKIYLEIPINSISINVIKLVEYLLNIFPYKLRQKLANTPLLFRGMTIIGYR; encoded by the coding sequence ATGACTGCTAAAACTAACACCAATACAACTCAGGTTTCTACTCCCAAAACTGATGCTAGAGATAGTCGCACCTGGGAGCAAATTCGAGAACATTATGAAATTGAACAAGAACTAGCCCGCCAGTTAATGAATTCTACCAGAGAGGAACGCATGGGTGGGCATTTATACACTCAGGTATATAATCAACTCTTCCAAAAAGTCCCGCATCATCCTCAACTTACCCGAAAATCTAGCCCCGAAATTCAAACTTGGATTGTTAACCAGCGTCTGCAATTATTAGCCCGTTTTCTTAACCCAGAAATCACCTATTTAGAAATAGGTCCTGGTGATTGTAGTTTATCCATAGAAGTCGCTCAACGAGTCAAACGAGTTTACGCAGTTGATGTATCAACTGAAATTACTAAACTACCGAATATTCCCGATAATATGGAAATTTTTATTTCCGATGGTTGTAATATTCCCGTCCCTAAAAATACAGTTAATTTAGCCTATAGTCATCAATTAATGGAGCATTTACATCCTGATGATGCCCTAGAACAGCTTGAAAATATCTACAATACTTTAGCTGCAAATGGTAAGTATATTTGTATCACACCTAATTGGTATTCAGGTCCCCATGATGTTTCTCGCCACTTTGATCAGCAAGCTACTGGCTTTCATTTAAAAGAATATAAACTCAGTGAAATGTATGATATTTTTAAGAAAGTAGGTTTTTCTAAGATAATTTGGGTGAAGTCTAACGGCAAAATTTACTTAGAAATTCCCATCAATAGTATATCAATTAATGTGATTAAGTTGGTAGAATATTTATTAAACATTTTTCCTTATAAATTGAGACAAAAATTAGCCAACACCCCCCTGTTATTTAGAGGTATGACTATCATCGGATATAGATAA
- a CDS encoding glycosyltransferase family 4 protein, giving the protein MKNYPQKLMLFDLSIRGHHPSYIRHLIEYWQIHKIPKNLEIVVSCRFLDEHQDVVELSQGDHHQDIHFVPITQAEEEHLNSRKSKLKRLSRNFKEWEIFCKYATNLRPDHCLIMYFDTCQIPLAFGAKSPCKFSGIYFRPTFHYHQLDHYDRTWKNYLQQLREKIALKRILANPQLQTVFCLDPFAVPQLNQFPKFPSQPKAVYLPDPVKLDNFKPIIIDDWRKSLQIDSQRRVFLLFGALTARKGIYQLLDSIASLPADLCQKLCILLVGESSIANSLDSQISEICQTKPIQIIRYYQFVPESEVMAYFQIADVVLAPYQRHVGMSGILLLAAAANKPVLCSNYGLMGEMVRRYHLGLTVDSSQPQEIAKGLIKFLEISNPLEFGDPVQMQNWVKQNSASEFSRIIFEKV; this is encoded by the coding sequence GTGAAAAATTACCCACAAAAATTGATGCTGTTTGACCTTTCGATTCGAGGTCATCATCCCAGTTATATTCGTCATTTAATTGAATATTGGCAAATCCATAAAATCCCCAAAAATCTGGAAATTGTGGTGTCTTGCCGATTTCTGGATGAACATCAGGATGTAGTTGAATTGAGTCAAGGTGATCATCATCAAGACATCCATTTTGTGCCAATTACCCAAGCCGAAGAAGAACATCTTAACTCCCGAAAATCTAAGTTAAAAAGACTAAGTCGCAATTTTAAAGAGTGGGAAATTTTCTGCAAGTATGCCACCAACTTGAGACCAGATCATTGTCTGATTATGTATTTTGATACCTGTCAAATTCCCCTAGCCTTTGGGGCAAAATCACCCTGCAAATTTTCGGGGATTTATTTTCGGCCGACCTTTCACTATCACCAATTAGATCATTACGATCGCACTTGGAAAAATTACCTGCAACAGTTACGCGAAAAAATAGCCCTAAAACGCATTTTGGCTAATCCTCAACTCCAAACAGTTTTTTGCCTTGATCCTTTCGCCGTCCCCCAACTTAATCAGTTTCCTAAGTTTCCGAGTCAACCTAAAGCTGTCTACCTTCCTGATCCGGTCAAATTGGATAATTTCAAACCAATTATAATAGATGATTGGCGCAAGAGTCTCCAAATTGATTCTCAGCGGCGAGTATTTTTATTATTTGGTGCTTTAACAGCACGTAAAGGCATCTATCAGCTACTGGATAGCATTGCTAGTTTACCAGCAGATTTGTGTCAAAAACTGTGTATTCTCCTGGTAGGAGAGTCTAGCATTGCTAATTCCCTAGACAGCCAAATTAGCGAAATTTGTCAAACTAAGCCCATTCAAATTATTAGATATTATCAATTTGTGCCGGAGTCAGAAGTTATGGCTTATTTTCAAATTGCCGATGTAGTTTTAGCACCGTATCAGCGCCATGTGGGGATGAGTGGTATTCTCTTATTGGCGGCGGCAGCTAACAAACCTGTACTATGTTCTAATTATGGATTAATGGGAGAAATGGTGCGACGGTATCATCTGGGATTAACTGTTGATTCTAGCCAACCCCAAGAAATTGCTAAGGGATTAATTAAGTTTTTAGAAATTTCTAATCCCCTGGAATTTGGCGATCCGGTGCAAATGCAAAATTGGGTTAAACAAAACTCAGCATCCGAGTTTTCACGGATTATTTTTGAAAAAGTCTAG
- a CDS encoding glycosyltransferase family 2 protein, whose protein sequence is MTKLIIQIPCFNEAPNLGLTLSELPRQIPGIDCVEWLIINDGSFDNTVEVAKACGVDYVVNFDHNQGLAKAFMAGIEASLKAGADIIVNTDADNQYCAQDIPKLIEPILLGYAEVVIGARPIENIQHFSPAKKFLQKLGSRVVRLASSTKIADAPSGFRAFSRKAAMQLNVFNEYTYTLETIIQAGQKGVALTSVPIRTNSYLRPSRLVKSIPYYIQRSIFTIFRIFMTYRPLRLFTFLGSFPLSLGLILCIRWLVLFVGEPTRARAPSLILAAILILIGFQLWMFGLIADLMSVNRKMLEDIQLRLRRMEYDHHKEN, encoded by the coding sequence ATGACCAAGCTAATTATTCAAATCCCCTGTTTTAACGAAGCACCAAATCTCGGACTTACCCTATCAGAACTTCCTCGCCAAATTCCCGGCATTGATTGTGTAGAATGGCTAATTATTAATGATGGTAGCTTTGATAATACTGTAGAGGTTGCCAAAGCCTGTGGTGTTGATTATGTGGTAAATTTTGACCATAATCAAGGTTTGGCTAAAGCATTTATGGCAGGAATTGAAGCATCCTTAAAAGCCGGAGCCGATATTATTGTTAACACCGATGCCGATAACCAATACTGCGCCCAAGATATCCCCAAACTCATCGAACCAATTTTATTAGGTTATGCAGAAGTCGTCATTGGAGCCAGACCCATTGAGAATATTCAACACTTTTCTCCTGCTAAAAAGTTCTTACAAAAACTCGGTAGTCGTGTTGTGCGACTTGCCAGTAGCACTAAGATCGCCGATGCTCCCAGTGGTTTTAGAGCTTTTAGTCGCAAAGCAGCCATGCAGCTTAATGTTTTTAATGAATATACTTATACCTTAGAAACCATTATTCAAGCAGGTCAAAAAGGTGTCGCTCTTACATCCGTACCTATCCGTACTAATTCCTATTTACGACCTTCGCGATTAGTTAAAAGTATTCCTTACTATATCCAGCGGTCAATTTTTACCATTTTTAGAATTTTCATGACCTATAGACCGCTGCGATTATTCACTTTTCTAGGAAGTTTTCCCCTAAGTTTAGGATTGATATTATGTATACGTTGGTTAGTGCTATTTGTAGGAGAACCTACCCGCGCTCGCGCTCCCAGTTTAATTTTAGCAGCCATCCTAATTTTAATTGGTTTTCAATTGTGGATGTTCGGTCTAATTGCTGATTTAATGTCAGTCAATCGAAAAATGCTAGAAGATATTCAACTTCGCTTGCGGAGGATGGAATATGACCATCACAAAGAAAACTAA
- a CDS encoding glycosyltransferase family 4 protein produces MEPLNILISAYACRPGEGSEPGLGWNPIQEVAKYHNVWVLTRQNNRPTIEAELKQNPIIKLQVIYCEPPSWVRPANLKQRVVYLHYYLWQIAAYFVAKQLQETITFDVVHHVTYERHSTPSFLALLPIPFLWGPVGGGESAPKAFWLDFGWRGIMYEIMRDIARNLGELDPFVKLTAQRSVLVWGTTAETTQRLRKLGAKNVEVLSQLGLSDLEITQLSQLADSQPQGVKFISIGRLLHWKGFHLGLKAFAEAKLPPDAEYWIVGDGPERRRLETLVQNLGIANQVKFWNQLSRPETLKKLSECLGLVHPSLHESGGLVCVEAMAAGRPVICLNLGGPALIVSEDAGFKVEPNNPDQVINDLANAMTIVANDKHLWKQKSDRSRARVKNLYSWQNKGPELANLYETIHNSHNSV; encoded by the coding sequence GTGGAACCTTTAAATATTCTAATTTCAGCCTACGCCTGTCGTCCAGGAGAAGGTTCAGAACCAGGCTTGGGTTGGAATCCCATTCAGGAAGTAGCAAAATATCATAATGTTTGGGTTCTCACCCGACAAAATAACCGCCCAACCATTGAAGCCGAACTCAAGCAAAACCCCATAATTAAACTACAGGTAATTTACTGCGAACCTCCCTCCTGGGTGCGGCCAGCAAATCTCAAACAAAGGGTAGTTTACCTGCACTATTATTTATGGCAAATAGCAGCTTATTTTGTTGCCAAACAACTCCAGGAAACCATCACTTTTGATGTAGTGCATCATGTCACCTATGAGCGCCACTCAACCCCCAGTTTTTTAGCACTTCTTCCTATACCTTTTTTATGGGGACCTGTAGGCGGTGGAGAATCGGCCCCCAAAGCCTTCTGGCTAGACTTCGGTTGGCGGGGAATTATGTATGAAATAATGCGAGATATAGCCCGAAATTTAGGAGAATTAGACCCCTTCGTTAAACTCACCGCGCAACGCAGTGTTTTAGTCTGGGGAACCACAGCAGAAACCACCCAGAGACTCAGAAAATTAGGGGCGAAAAATGTAGAGGTTTTATCTCAGTTAGGATTATCTGATTTAGAAATCACTCAACTCAGCCAGTTGGCTGACTCTCAACCTCAAGGGGTTAAATTTATCAGTATCGGCCGTCTGTTACACTGGAAAGGGTTTCATCTCGGACTCAAAGCCTTCGCCGAAGCCAAATTGCCTCCAGATGCCGAATATTGGATCGTCGGAGATGGGCCAGAACGTCGCCGACTTGAAACCCTAGTTCAAAATTTGGGAATTGCCAACCAAGTTAAATTCTGGAATCAGTTATCCAGACCGGAAACCCTCAAAAAACTATCAGAATGCTTGGGGTTAGTTCATCCCAGCTTACACGAGTCTGGGGGCTTAGTTTGTGTAGAAGCAATGGCGGCAGGTCGCCCGGTTATTTGTTTAAATTTAGGGGGACCAGCATTAATTGTTTCTGAGGATGCAGGCTTTAAAGTTGAGCCAAATAACCCCGATCAAGTTATCAATGATTTAGCTAATGCCATGACTATTGTAGCTAATGATAAGCATCTGTGGAAACAAAAAAGCGATCGCTCTCGCGCCAGAGTTAAAAACTTGTATAGTTGGCAAAACAAAGGGCCAGAACTAGCTAACTTATATGAAACAATCCACAATTCTCATAATTCGGTATAA
- a CDS encoding glycosyltransferase, producing the protein MNIIIFNSLLLPPSQTFIRDPAEKLEKFTPYYVGCRRVKGLDLPEKRTLVINQGKPIDKVAEQLFKITGFAPEIYGKVHQLNPLLIHAQFGLSGALMLPWVVRLKIPLIVHYRGADATVKEQSSRYSSLNHWVYFQRLATLKQQTTLFLTVSKFIEKKLLEQGFPPDKIQTHYHGVDVHQFTPDLAIKREPIVLFVGRLTEKKGCEYLIKAMAKIQSQQPALKLVIIGDGPLRTALETSAANTLKNYQFLGVQSPEIVKNWMNRAQIMATPSITGTQGDSEGLPNVVLEAQAMGLPVVSTYHAGIPEAVIDGETGFLCPERDIDGLANSIQQLLTNLEMWQKFSQQGRKYMQSNFNRDRQTRRLEEIYTTVLAPPELGKGT; encoded by the coding sequence GTGAATATCATTATTTTTAATAGTCTACTGCTTCCTCCCTCCCAAACCTTTATCCGAGATCCCGCCGAAAAACTTGAGAAATTTACCCCTTATTATGTAGGTTGTCGGCGGGTTAAGGGGTTAGATTTACCTGAAAAACGTACTTTAGTTATTAATCAAGGAAAGCCTATAGATAAAGTAGCAGAACAGCTTTTTAAAATCACTGGATTTGCGCCGGAAATTTATGGGAAAGTCCACCAATTAAATCCCCTGCTGATTCATGCTCAATTTGGCTTGAGTGGGGCGCTAATGTTGCCTTGGGTGGTGCGGCTAAAAATTCCGCTTATTGTCCATTATAGGGGCGCTGATGCCACGGTAAAGGAACAATCATCTCGCTATAGCTCCCTCAACCATTGGGTTTATTTTCAGCGCCTAGCAACCTTGAAACAACAGACCACATTATTTTTAACTGTTTCTAAGTTTATTGAAAAAAAACTGCTAGAACAGGGATTTCCACCCGATAAAATTCAGACCCATTATCATGGTGTTGATGTTCATCAATTTACGCCTGATTTGGCTATTAAACGAGAGCCAATTGTTTTATTTGTAGGTCGGCTAACCGAAAAAAAAGGCTGTGAATATTTAATTAAAGCTATGGCTAAAATACAATCCCAACAACCTGCTCTCAAATTAGTGATCATCGGTGATGGCCCCCTACGAACCGCCCTCGAAACCTCCGCCGCCAATACCCTCAAAAATTATCAATTTTTGGGTGTACAATCTCCAGAAATAGTCAAAAATTGGATGAACCGCGCCCAAATTATGGCGACTCCCAGCATCACCGGAACCCAGGGAGACTCAGAGGGTTTACCGAATGTGGTTTTAGAAGCACAGGCGATGGGTCTCCCTGTGGTCAGCACCTACCACGCAGGTATCCCAGAAGCGGTGATTGATGGAGAAACTGGCTTTCTTTGTCCAGAAAGAGATATAGATGGTTTAGCTAACTCAATACAGCAATTATTAACTAATTTGGAAATGTGGCAAAAATTTAGTCAACAAGGACGAAAATATATGCAGTCCAATTTTAATCGCGATCGCCAAACGCGAAGATTAGAAGAAATTTATACAACCGTTTTAGCGCCGCCTGAATTAGGGAAAGGAACATAG
- a CDS encoding glycosyltransferase family 4 protein yields MKNLRVAWLLTSAFYYWQPSLSCYSKQFPDTTVFTSRWHGFAPGLEDSFRVEILGDRQIISIKKSTNSYGDNFTYLPLNIVKRLLKFKPDLIFSNSFGVWTILAILFKPIGRWRVVIAYEGSSPGVDYRNSPLRLAIRRVMVKAADACITNSHGGKNYLIEVLNAQENQVFVHPYEVPWVQSMGTPDPHLKSTSSQQLTFLFVGGIIPRKGLSYLLEACAILQQQGETNYQLWVVGDGHQRPELETFCQQNQLTNYVRWFGRVEYHQLATYFTQADVFVLPTLEDTWGMVVLEAMVLGRPVLCSELAGASELITDGENGYCFHPQQPKYLAELMARFIQNPELAKLMGMRSQKLMDNYTPEAAANFLNQVTSFIFPNY; encoded by the coding sequence ATGAAAAATCTCCGTGTGGCTTGGTTACTTACTTCGGCTTTTTACTACTGGCAGCCTTCCCTAAGTTGCTATAGTAAACAATTCCCGGATACTACGGTTTTCACCAGTCGCTGGCATGGTTTCGCACCGGGACTAGAGGATAGTTTTCGAGTGGAAATTTTAGGCGATCGCCAAATTATTTCCATCAAAAAATCTACCAATAGCTATGGGGATAATTTTACCTATCTTCCCCTAAATATTGTTAAGCGATTACTCAAGTTTAAACCAGATTTAATTTTTTCTAACTCCTTTGGCGTGTGGACAATTTTAGCAATTTTATTTAAACCTATAGGACGTTGGCGAGTTGTCATCGCCTACGAAGGAAGTTCTCCCGGTGTAGACTATCGTAACTCCCCCCTACGTCTAGCTATTAGACGAGTTATGGTGAAAGCCGCTGATGCTTGTATTACCAACTCTCACGGCGGCAAAAATTATCTAATAGAGGTTCTAAATGCCCAAGAAAATCAAGTTTTTGTTCATCCCTATGAAGTGCCTTGGGTGCAGTCCATGGGTACTCCTGATCCGCATTTGAAATCCACATCTTCTCAACAGCTAACCTTTTTATTTGTGGGGGGAATTATTCCTCGCAAAGGCCTGAGCTATCTTTTAGAAGCCTGTGCTATACTACAACAACAGGGAGAAACCAATTATCAGTTATGGGTGGTGGGTGATGGCCATCAACGACCGGAGCTAGAAACTTTTTGTCAACAAAATCAACTCACCAATTATGTGCGTTGGTTCGGTCGGGTAGAATACCATCAATTAGCCACTTATTTCACCCAAGCTGATGTTTTTGTCTTACCAACTTTGGAGGATACTTGGGGAATGGTAGTATTAGAGGCAATGGTTTTGGGGCGACCTGTTTTGTGTTCTGAATTGGCGGGAGCATCTGAATTAATTACTGATGGAGAAAACGGTTATTGTTTTCATCCCCAACAGCCGAAATATTTAGCAGAATTGATGGCCAGGTTTATTCAAAATCCCGAATTAGCTAAGTTAATGGGAATGCGATCGCAAAAACTAATGGATAATTACACCCCAGAAGCCGCAGCTAATTTTCTCAATCAGGTTACATCTTTTATATTTCCGAATTACTAG
- a CDS encoding glycosyltransferase family 4 protein: MKPVILSSTDVEGGAARAAYRVHRGLISMGVESRMLVRGKFSGDRTVIAEKSIITKLGPGANSIPLRRYPKRDRLLFSPQWFPDVIASRVTKINPDVVNLHWVCNGFIQIETLAKLNKPLVWTLQDMWPLTGGCHYSEGCDRYQNSCGQCPQLKSGRDRDLSRQVWKRKFKAWKNLNLTIVTPSSWMADCVRSSSLFGQRRVEVIPFCLDTQIYRPIETKIARHLLNLPQDKQLVLFGAIAATADPRKGFNLLLPALQKLSQSGWQNQLELVVFGSAEPENPVDLGFPANYLGSFSDDIALALVYSAADVMIVPSLQESFGQTASEALACGTPVVAFNATGLKDIVDHQVNGYLVKPYEIDDLSEGIKWVLNDSDRLQKLKEKAREKAIQVFPLGRQAQQYLSLFHQIIT, from the coding sequence ATGAAACCAGTAATTCTCAGTTCAACTGATGTCGAAGGCGGTGCGGCTAGAGCCGCGTATAGAGTACATCGAGGTTTAATTTCTATGGGGGTTGAATCTCGAATGTTGGTGCGGGGAAAATTTAGTGGCGATCGCACTGTTATAGCCGAAAAAAGTATCATCACTAAACTAGGTCCTGGTGCTAATAGTATCCCCCTGAGACGCTACCCAAAACGCGATCGCCTGCTTTTTTCTCCTCAATGGTTCCCCGATGTCATAGCTAGTAGAGTAACTAAAATTAACCCAGATGTGGTAAATTTACACTGGGTTTGTAATGGCTTTATCCAGATTGAAACTTTGGCTAAATTGAACAAACCCTTAGTGTGGACTCTTCAAGATATGTGGCCTTTAACTGGGGGTTGTCATTACAGCGAGGGATGCGATCGCTACCAAAATTCCTGCGGTCAATGTCCGCAACTGAAAAGTGGTCGCGATCGGGATTTATCTCGACAGGTTTGGAAACGGAAATTTAAAGCCTGGAAAAATCTCAACTTAACTATTGTAACTCCTAGTAGTTGGATGGCGGATTGTGTGCGTTCAAGTTCCTTATTTGGACAGCGGCGAGTAGAGGTGATTCCCTTCTGTCTGGATACCCAAATTTATCGACCTATAGAAACGAAAATCGCCCGACATTTACTGAATTTACCCCAGGACAAACAACTGGTTTTATTTGGGGCGATCGCTGCGACTGCTGACCCCAGAAAGGGTTTTAATTTGCTACTTCCGGCGCTGCAAAAGCTGAGTCAGTCAGGGTGGCAAAATCAGCTTGAATTAGTAGTTTTTGGATCTGCGGAACCGGAAAACCCAGTAGATTTAGGTTTTCCAGCTAATTATCTAGGCAGTTTCTCTGATGATATTGCTTTGGCTTTGGTCTATTCTGCCGCCGATGTGATGATTGTTCCATCCTTGCAAGAATCCTTCGGACAAACGGCCTCTGAAGCCTTAGCCTGTGGTACTCCGGTGGTGGCTTTTAATGCTACTGGACTCAAGGATATTGTTGATCACCAAGTTAATGGTTATCTGGTCAAACCCTATGAAATTGATGATTTAAGCGAGGGGATTAAATGGGTATTAAATGATAGCGATCGCCTGCAAAAACTCAAAGAAAAAGCCAGAGAAAAAGCTATACAAGTATTTCCCCTAGGAAGACAAGCCCAGCAATATTTATCACTATTCCATCAGATTATCACCTAA
- a CDS encoding glycosyltransferase yields the protein MAVVQPDVALFLRYIGGGGAERVMLNLGRGLIAEGLKVDLVLGKGWGPHLEKVPPEIRIVDLGASGVLGTIFALRNYLQESQPKSLLSALHYANEIAVWAKRLGGVSTRVVVSEHNTFSEAIQHTTKLRKILLPLFVRYFYPWADGIVAVSQGAAENLAKSTGLNSDRIQYIYNPVITPELWQKAGETLDHPWFQPGEPPVILGVGKLEAQKDFPTLIKAFAKVRQVRQVRLGILGWGPDGDRLENLIQDHGLGDDAALLGYADNPYPYMANAAVFVLSSRWEGLPTVLIEAMAVGTPVISTNCKSGAAEILAEGRYGSLVPVGDATAMAEAILATIEGNTPTVNTSWLEQFSQKIATQEYLKILGLDCRN from the coding sequence ATGGCTGTAGTTCAGCCCGATGTGGCACTTTTCCTTCGTTATATCGGCGGAGGTGGTGCGGAGAGGGTTATGCTAAATCTGGGTCGTGGTTTGATTGCAGAAGGCTTGAAAGTAGACTTAGTTTTGGGTAAAGGCTGGGGGCCTCACTTGGAAAAAGTACCACCAGAAATAAGGATAGTTGATTTGGGGGCTTCCGGGGTTTTGGGTACTATTTTTGCCCTGAGAAATTATTTGCAGGAATCACAGCCTAAGTCCCTACTTTCTGCCCTCCATTATGCTAATGAAATTGCGGTTTGGGCAAAACGTCTAGGGGGAGTTTCCACCCGCGTGGTGGTGTCTGAACATAATACTTTTTCGGAGGCAATACAACATACTACTAAACTTAGAAAAATTTTGCTGCCTTTGTTTGTTCGCTATTTCTACCCATGGGCGGATGGAATTGTAGCTGTTTCTCAAGGGGCGGCTGAGAACTTAGCTAAAAGTACGGGTTTAAATAGCGATCGCATTCAATATATTTATAACCCAGTTATCACGCCGGAACTATGGCAAAAAGCTGGAGAAACTTTAGATCATCCTTGGTTTCAACCGGGGGAACCTCCAGTAATTTTAGGAGTCGGAAAACTGGAAGCACAAAAAGATTTTCCCACCTTAATTAAAGCCTTTGCTAAAGTGCGACAAGTGCGACAAGTGCGCCTAGGAATTTTAGGTTGGGGACCTGATGGCGATCGCCTCGAAAATCTCATCCAAGATCATGGTTTAGGAGATGATGCCGCCCTATTAGGATATGCTGATAATCCCTATCCTTATATGGCAAATGCTGCAGTATTTGTGTTATCTTCTCGCTGGGAAGGTTTACCAACAGTTTTAATTGAAGCTATGGCGGTTGGCACTCCGGTAATTTCCACTAATTGTAAAAGTGGGGCCGCAGAAATTTTAGCAGAGGGTCGATATGGTTCCCTAGTTCCGGTGGGCGATGCTACAGCAATGGCAGAGGCGATTTTAGCCACCATTGAAGGTAACACCCCGACTGTAAACACCTCATGGCTAGAACAGTTTAGCCAGAAAATAGCAACCCAAGAATATCTGAAAATTTTAGGACTTGATTGCCGCAATTGA